A genomic segment from Deinococcus sp. YIM 77859 encodes:
- a CDS encoding RecX family transcriptional regulator → MDGEQRQKARDDLLAYAFRALGGRALTEAELRVRLLRRTDDAALAAEVLARVQELGYQSDAGVARTEGTRRGVGGFRVRQTLRRRGVPEELIEATLADRDPTAEQADATALLARRWPTFARKRDPRASAAAFLARRGFAPSVIWAAIGEVAGTGGEALPEEE, encoded by the coding sequence ATGGACGGAGAGCAGCGGCAAAAGGCGCGTGACGACCTGCTGGCCTACGCCTTCCGGGCACTGGGGGGGCGCGCGCTCACCGAGGCAGAACTTCGCGTTCGGCTGCTGCGCCGCACGGATGACGCGGCGCTTGCCGCCGAGGTGCTCGCCCGCGTGCAGGAACTTGGGTACCAGAGTGATGCGGGGGTAGCCCGCACCGAGGGCACCCGCCGGGGCGTGGGGGGCTTTCGAGTTCGTCAGACCCTGCGGCGCCGCGGCGTGCCCGAAGAACTGATCGAGGCCACGCTGGCTGACCGCGACCCTACGGCGGAACAGGCGGACGCCACGGCCCTGCTTGCGCGCCGCTGGCCCACCTTCGCCCGCAAGCGTGACCCCCGCGCGAGCGCCGCCGCCTTTCTGGCACGGCGCGGCTTTGCCCCCAGCGTGATCTGGGCGGCGATCGGCGAGGTGGCGGGCACAGGCGGTGAAGCTCTCCCGGAGGAAGAATAA
- the rpsT gene encoding 30S ribosomal protein S20, protein MALRHKSAQKRHRQSLKRRLRNRSRKSTIKTFSKKAIAAAQSGAENVAELHRKAESLIDKAAKGSTLHKKAAARKKSRLAKALNKARAAAQQA, encoded by the coding sequence ATGGCCCTGCGTCACAAGTCCGCCCAGAAGCGTCACCGTCAGAGTCTGAAGCGCCGCCTGCGCAACCGCAGCCGTAAGAGCACGATCAAGACCTTTTCCAAAAAGGCCATCGCTGCCGCCCAGAGCGGCGCGGAGAATGTGGCCGAGCTGCACCGCAAGGCCGAGAGCCTGATCGACAAGGCGGCCAAGGGCAGCACCCTGCATAAGAAGGCAGCTGCTCGCAAGAAGAGCCGCCTCGCCAAGGCCCTCAACAAGGCCCGCGCCGCGGCGCAGCAGGCGTAA
- a CDS encoding PLP-dependent aminotransferase family protein has translation MSLNASRPVLPSGLLPPLPGEALHARVARTLRELVLSGRLPEGTRLPGHRALAAQLGVSRNTLVDALTQLEAEGYLRASARSGTRVAVPGPGRSAAVNTPLPLSAWATRALAGRVPDAGGGYAVDFRPGQPVPELYPAGAWAQALARRAREAGQTPGALEPEAELGPLETRRALAAYLNAERGARVTPEMVMLTGGTQASLDALARVFLEEGRKAALEDPTYPGARAALSATGATLVPVPVDGEGLIPAALPPEATLLYLTPGAQYPTTVTLPAARQAEVIAWAQQTGALILEDDYAADLHHSGRPPAALQGLAPERVLLLGTFSKSLAPVTRSGYLVAPERVIRVLAGTRPLTDRVPATLDALALADVLASGAYARHLRRARQVIRHRHEVLLAALAANLPDWTVTPTRAGLHVHVTLPPGLSEEEAVTAAAHAGVALTAAGPLAQEPRPPAVLLAFAHLPPERLREGVFRLSQALARFPSRAFLHDSSR, from the coding sequence GTGAGTTTGAACGCTAGCCGACCGGTCCTGCCGAGTGGCCTGCTGCCGCCCCTGCCCGGTGAGGCGCTGCATGCACGGGTCGCGCGAACGCTGCGCGAACTGGTCCTCAGTGGTCGCCTCCCGGAGGGCACCCGGCTCCCGGGACACCGTGCCCTCGCCGCCCAGCTGGGAGTCTCGCGCAATACGCTGGTCGACGCCCTCACCCAACTGGAGGCGGAGGGCTACCTGCGGGCCAGCGCGCGCAGTGGGACGCGGGTGGCGGTTCCTGGTCCGGGGCGCTCGGCGGCGGTGAACACGCCCCTTCCGCTCAGCGCCTGGGCCACTCGAGCGCTGGCGGGACGAGTACCGGACGCGGGGGGCGGGTACGCGGTGGACTTCCGGCCCGGACAGCCGGTGCCCGAACTGTACCCGGCGGGCGCCTGGGCTCAGGCCCTCGCACGGCGAGCCCGTGAGGCCGGACAGACGCCAGGGGCGCTGGAGCCCGAAGCCGAGCTGGGGCCGCTGGAGACGCGCCGTGCCCTGGCTGCCTACCTGAATGCCGAGCGGGGCGCTCGAGTCACGCCCGAGATGGTGATGCTGACCGGGGGCACCCAAGCGTCCCTGGACGCCCTCGCCCGCGTGTTTCTGGAAGAGGGGCGGAAGGCCGCCCTGGAAGACCCCACCTATCCGGGGGCCCGCGCGGCTCTAAGCGCAACCGGGGCTACCCTGGTCCCGGTGCCGGTGGACGGGGAGGGGTTGATTCCCGCGGCGCTGCCGCCGGAGGCCACCCTGCTGTACCTCACGCCGGGCGCCCAGTACCCCACGACGGTGACGCTGCCCGCCGCCCGACAGGCGGAGGTGATCGCCTGGGCCCAACAGACCGGCGCCTTGATTCTGGAAGACGACTATGCCGCCGACCTGCACCACAGCGGCCGGCCCCCGGCGGCACTCCAGGGCCTCGCCCCCGAGCGGGTTCTGCTGCTGGGGACCTTCAGCAAGAGCCTCGCGCCCGTGACCCGCAGCGGGTACCTCGTGGCCCCAGAACGCGTGATCCGAGTGCTGGCCGGGACACGGCCCCTGACCGACCGCGTCCCGGCCACGCTGGACGCGCTCGCGCTGGCGGACGTGCTGGCCTCGGGGGCGTACGCCCGGCACCTGCGCCGCGCCCGGCAGGTGATTCGTCACCGCCACGAGGTGCTGCTGGCCGCCCTGGCCGCCAACCTCCCGGACTGGACAGTCACGCCCACCCGCGCGGGCCTGCATGTTCACGTGACCCTGCCCCCCGGCCTCAGCGAGGAGGAGGCCGTCACCGCCGCTGCACACGCTGGGGTTGCGCTGACCGCCGCCGGACCGCTGGCCCAGGAACCACGCCCCCCAGCGGTGCTGCTGGCCTTCGCACACCTCCCGCCCGAACGGCTGCGGGAAGGCGTTTTTCGTCTGAGCCAGGCCTTGGCCCGGTTCCCCAGCCGGGCTTTTCTCCACGACAGCTCTAGGTAA
- a CDS encoding GTP pyrophosphokinase family protein codes for MDNEALVQAYREALPEYERLLGAVVAHTTRLLTAAGLKIHHVTGRVKRPASLFDKLRRKPGRYRTLQDVTDLVGVRVITYFANDVNVVARLMEEHHVVDWDHSMDKSKMHDPDRFGYLGVHYVLRTEPDLVPELAGTRFEVQIRSILQHAWAEIEHDLGYKNPQAVPREVRRRFYRLAGLLEMADEEFMALHRLSRDYADTLPERIANHADSVFIDAQSITYLLGVPPICTLDEALAAALQVPLLSGWTDPERPQRLASLLHYVGVHSVGLLLKELARHEAEVQRFGRNLMPRLRPVWRPAGGLRPGTSVVQYALLRVCANPGLEPREVLYLLDLGTSGDEEDLVRTVREVYAQEVGGAVG; via the coding sequence ATGGACAACGAGGCGCTGGTGCAGGCGTACCGGGAGGCGCTGCCGGAGTATGAGCGGCTCCTTGGCGCGGTGGTGGCGCACACCACCAGGCTCCTGACGGCGGCGGGCCTGAAGATCCACCACGTGACTGGGCGTGTGAAACGCCCCGCGAGCCTCTTCGACAAGCTGCGGCGCAAGCCTGGCCGCTACCGCACCCTACAGGACGTGACCGACCTGGTCGGCGTGCGCGTGATCACCTACTTTGCCAATGACGTGAATGTGGTGGCCCGGCTGATGGAAGAGCACCACGTCGTGGACTGGGACCACAGCATGGACAAGTCCAAGATGCATGACCCCGACCGCTTTGGCTACCTGGGCGTTCACTACGTCCTGCGCACCGAACCCGACCTTGTGCCCGAACTCGCCGGGACACGCTTTGAGGTGCAGATTCGCTCCATCCTCCAGCACGCCTGGGCCGAGATCGAACACGACCTCGGGTACAAGAACCCCCAGGCCGTGCCGCGCGAGGTGCGTCGCCGCTTCTACCGGCTCGCGGGTCTTTTGGAGATGGCCGATGAGGAATTCATGGCCCTGCACCGCCTGAGCCGTGACTACGCCGACACCCTCCCCGAGCGCATCGCGAACCATGCGGACAGCGTCTTTATTGACGCGCAGAGCATCACCTACCTGCTGGGCGTGCCCCCTATCTGCACCCTGGACGAGGCGCTGGCCGCTGCTCTACAGGTGCCCCTTCTCAGCGGCTGGACCGATCCGGAACGTCCGCAGCGGCTCGCCAGCCTGCTGCACTACGTGGGCGTGCACTCGGTCGGGCTGCTGCTCAAGGAGCTCGCCCGCCACGAGGCCGAGGTACAGCGGTTTGGCCGAAACCTGATGCCGCGCCTGCGCCCAGTGTGGAGGCCCGCGGGGGGGCTGCGCCCCGGCACCAGCGTCGTGCAGTACGCGCTGCTCCGGGTCTGCGCCAACCCGGGCCTCGAACCGCGCGAGGTCCTATACCTTTTGGATCTGGGCACTTCAGGCGACGAAGAGGACTTGGTCCGAACGGTGCGGGAGGTCTACGCCCAGGAGGTGGGCGGGGCGGTGGGATGA
- the pgi gene encoding glucose-6-phosphate isomerase, with amino-acid sequence MRDASSRSSLTQLPAWQALKAHFEEVRGLHLRDLFANDPSRGERLAAEGAGVYLDYSKNRVTDETLRLLLQLARETGVEARRDAMFAGERLNVTEGRAVLHTALRAPRGTTVTVDGQDVVPDVQEVLDRMSAFAERVRAGTWLGATGKPIRNIVNIGIGGSDLGPVMAYEALKHYSDRRLTLRFVSNVDGTDLVEKTRDLDPAETLFIVSSKTFTTQETMANAKSARAWLLAGLGSGGNEPAAIARHFVAVSTNAAEVEKFGIDTGNMFGFWDWVGGRYSVDSAIGLSLMIAVGPNGFRDFLAGFHDMDEHFRTAPLAVNLPVLLGVLGVWYRNFFGAQTHAVLPYDQYLALFPAYLQQLDMESNGKHVTRQGEAVNYDTGPVVWGQPGTNGQHAFYQLIHQGTTLIPCDFLGFCQTLNPLPTPEGPSHHDLLMANVFAQTEALAFGKTLEQVQAEGVSADLAPHRVFEGNRPTNTLLADRLTPRTLGALIALYEHKVFVQGTIWNINSFDQWGVELGKVLANRIVPELQAEDEPKLQHDSSTNALIRRYRARRTPGKGSSKEG; translated from the coding sequence ATGCGTGACGCTTCCTCGCGGTCCTCCCTGACGCAGCTTCCCGCCTGGCAGGCCCTGAAGGCGCACTTCGAGGAGGTTCGCGGCCTGCACCTGCGCGACCTCTTCGCAAACGACCCCAGCCGCGGCGAGCGCCTGGCCGCCGAGGGGGCCGGCGTGTACCTGGACTATTCCAAGAACCGGGTCACCGACGAGACGTTACGCCTGCTGCTCCAGCTCGCACGCGAGACGGGGGTGGAGGCGCGGCGCGACGCGATGTTCGCCGGAGAGCGCCTCAACGTCACCGAGGGGCGGGCGGTGCTGCACACCGCCCTGCGTGCGCCGCGGGGCACCACTGTGACGGTAGACGGGCAGGACGTGGTGCCGGACGTGCAGGAGGTCCTTGACCGCATGAGCGCCTTTGCGGAGCGCGTGCGGGCAGGAACCTGGCTGGGCGCGACCGGCAAACCCATTCGCAACATCGTGAACATCGGGATCGGCGGCTCGGACCTCGGGCCGGTGATGGCGTACGAGGCGCTGAAGCACTACAGTGACCGCCGCCTCACCCTGCGGTTCGTGTCCAATGTGGACGGCACCGACCTCGTTGAGAAAACCCGCGACCTCGACCCTGCAGAAACCCTCTTTATCGTGTCCAGCAAGACCTTTACCACCCAGGAGACGATGGCGAACGCAAAAAGCGCGCGGGCCTGGCTCCTCGCGGGGCTCGGGTCAGGAGGAAACGAGCCCGCGGCGATCGCCCGCCACTTCGTCGCGGTGAGCACGAACGCCGCCGAAGTCGAGAAGTTCGGCATCGACACCGGCAACATGTTCGGCTTCTGGGACTGGGTCGGAGGCCGCTACTCCGTCGACAGCGCGATCGGCCTCTCGCTGATGATCGCCGTTGGGCCAAATGGTTTCCGCGATTTTCTGGCGGGCTTTCACGACATGGACGAGCACTTCCGCACGGCCCCGCTGGCGGTGAACCTTCCCGTCTTGCTCGGGGTGCTCGGGGTGTGGTACCGCAACTTCTTTGGCGCGCAGACCCACGCCGTCTTGCCCTATGACCAGTACCTCGCCCTGTTTCCGGCGTACCTCCAGCAGCTCGATATGGAGAGCAACGGTAAGCACGTCACCCGCCAGGGAGAGGCGGTGAACTACGACACGGGGCCGGTCGTGTGGGGCCAGCCCGGCACGAATGGACAGCACGCCTTTTACCAGCTCATCCATCAGGGCACTACCCTGATTCCCTGCGACTTCCTGGGTTTTTGCCAGACCCTCAATCCCCTCCCCACTCCGGAGGGACCGTCCCACCATGACCTGCTGATGGCCAACGTCTTTGCTCAGACCGAGGCCCTCGCCTTTGGCAAAACGCTGGAGCAGGTCCAGGCCGAGGGGGTGAGCGCTGACCTCGCCCCGCACCGCGTCTTTGAGGGGAACCGCCCGACAAACACCCTTCTGGCCGACCGCCTCACCCCCCGCACGCTGGGCGCGCTGATCGCCCTGTATGAGCACAAGGTGTTCGTGCAGGGCACGATCTGGAACATCAATTCCTTTGACCAGTGGGGCGTAGAACTGGGCAAGGTGCTGGCGAACCGAATCGTGCCTGAGCTTCAGGCCGAAGACGAGCCGAAGCTGCAGCACGACTCCAGCACAAACGCGCTGATTCGGCGCTACCGAGCGCGGCGGACCCCGGGGAAGGGCAGCTCCAAAGAAGGGTGA
- a CDS encoding thiolase family protein, translated as MSQAMPSLQDRDVVIVSAVRSPIGAIRGSLSTVRPDDLAATVIQEALRRAGVPAEQVEEVILGCANQAGEDNRNVARMAALLAGLPHHVAGLTVNRLCASGLSAINTAARAIRNGDGDVYVAGGVESMTRAPLVMPKGAQPFANGNVTVYDTTLGWRFPNPAMEALFPLEAMGETAENIVECSREGRLAGGEITRQEQDAFALESQRRVVEALNAGIFREEIVPIEVKGKKGATVFDTDEHPRYRREGNTFTLATDLDTLGALKPAFRRGGTVTAGNASGLNDGAAALVLMSAGKARELGVTPLARWVGAASAGVDPRLMGLGPVPATRKLMNRLGTNLADVDLIEINEAFAAQAIACMRELDLTPDRVNVHGGSIALGHPLGMSGARLVTTLTHELRRREGRLALATLCVGVGQGEAALIERVEA; from the coding sequence ATGTCCCAAGCCATGCCGTCCCTACAAGACCGCGACGTCGTGATTGTCTCGGCTGTTCGTTCGCCCATCGGGGCCATTCGCGGCTCGCTCTCCACCGTTCGTCCAGACGATCTGGCGGCCACCGTCATCCAGGAGGCGCTGCGGCGTGCCGGTGTTCCTGCCGAGCAGGTTGAAGAGGTCATCCTGGGCTGCGCCAATCAGGCGGGCGAAGACAACCGCAACGTGGCCCGAATGGCCGCCCTGCTGGCCGGGTTGCCGCACCACGTCGCGGGCCTCACGGTCAACCGCCTGTGCGCCTCGGGCCTTTCCGCCATCAACACGGCGGCCCGGGCCATTCGCAACGGGGACGGGGACGTGTACGTGGCGGGCGGCGTGGAAAGCATGACCCGCGCGCCCCTGGTGATGCCCAAGGGGGCGCAGCCCTTTGCCAACGGCAACGTGACCGTCTATGACACCACCCTGGGCTGGCGCTTTCCCAACCCCGCGATGGAGGCGCTTTTCCCCCTGGAGGCGATGGGAGAAACCGCCGAGAACATCGTCGAGTGCAGCCGCGAGGGGCGCCTGGCGGGAGGCGAGATCACCCGTCAGGAGCAGGACGCTTTTGCGCTGGAGTCGCAGCGCCGGGTGGTGGAGGCCCTCAATGCGGGCATTTTTCGGGAAGAGATCGTCCCCATCGAGGTGAAGGGGAAAAAGGGCGCGACTGTCTTTGACACCGACGAGCACCCCCGCTACCGGCGCGAGGGGAACACCTTTACCCTCGCGACCGACCTGGACACCCTGGGTGCGCTGAAGCCCGCCTTTCGCCGAGGAGGGACCGTCACGGCGGGGAACGCTTCGGGGCTGAATGACGGGGCCGCCGCCCTGGTGCTGATGAGTGCGGGGAAGGCGCGCGAGTTGGGCGTGACCCCCCTGGCCCGTTGGGTGGGCGCGGCCTCGGCCGGCGTGGATCCCCGGCTGATGGGCCTCGGGCCGGTGCCCGCGACCCGCAAGCTGATGAACCGCCTGGGGACGAACCTGGCGGATGTCGACCTGATCGAGATCAACGAGGCGTTTGCGGCGCAGGCCATCGCGTGTATGCGCGAACTGGACCTCACGCCCGACCGCGTGAACGTCCACGGCGGCTCCATCGCGCTGGGACATCCTCTGGGCATGAGTGGAGCGCGCCTGGTGACCACCTTGACCCACGAACTCCGGCGGCGCGAGGGCCGTCTTGCGCTGGCCACCCTCTGCGTCGGGGTCGGTCAGGGCGAGGCGGCGCTGATCGAGCGGGTGGAGGCATGA
- a CDS encoding 3-oxoacid CoA-transferase, whose translation MKTVPIITLEEAARLVKSGDTLLVGGFGMTGNPVHLVHALAETETRDLTFVGNNVGEPGLSGGRLLRRGQLRKAIGSFFTSNREAVAAAQHGTLEVQLLPQGTLAEALRAGGAGIGGFYTPTSAGTVLAEGADVRVLGGREMVFVPAIRGNVAFIRAWRADRAGNLQYRLTEQNFNRAMATAADVVVAEVEEIVEVGEIAPEQVHTPGLYVDYLVQAHLTPEDLGSSADVKGGAKRVDEARMHIARRALQELRPGDVVNLGIGIPTLVADLITPAHLVTLHTENGMLGVGPAPEDGGAMEYPVNAGKIPVTALPGASYFDSAESFGMIRGGHVDVAVMGGLQVDERGNLANWAVPGKPLLGVGGAMDLASGARRLIVTMTHTDPDGTPKLVPECTLPLTARGNVSMVITDKAVFEFRGGELTLTELMPGATLEEVRATTGARFREELRVLSAG comes from the coding sequence ATGAAGACCGTTCCGATCATCACCCTGGAGGAAGCGGCCCGGTTGGTGAAGTCCGGGGACACCCTCCTGGTCGGGGGCTTCGGGATGACGGGGAACCCCGTTCACCTCGTCCACGCCCTGGCGGAGACGGAGACCCGCGACCTCACCTTTGTGGGCAACAACGTGGGTGAGCCGGGCCTGAGCGGGGGGCGTTTGCTGCGGCGCGGGCAACTCAGAAAGGCGATCGGGTCCTTTTTTACATCCAACCGGGAAGCGGTGGCCGCCGCACAACACGGGACGCTGGAAGTGCAGCTCCTTCCGCAGGGCACGCTGGCCGAGGCGCTGCGGGCCGGGGGAGCCGGCATCGGCGGCTTCTACACGCCGACCTCGGCAGGCACCGTGTTGGCCGAGGGCGCCGATGTGCGGGTGCTCGGTGGCCGGGAGATGGTCTTTGTTCCTGCGATTCGGGGAAACGTGGCCTTTATTCGGGCCTGGCGTGCCGACCGCGCCGGAAACCTTCAGTACCGCCTGACCGAGCAGAACTTCAACCGGGCGATGGCGACCGCAGCTGATGTGGTCGTGGCCGAGGTGGAAGAGATCGTCGAGGTGGGCGAGATCGCCCCGGAGCAGGTTCACACCCCCGGCTTGTACGTCGATTACCTCGTGCAGGCCCACCTCACGCCCGAGGACCTGGGCTCCAGCGCCGACGTGAAGGGGGGGGCGAAGCGGGTGGATGAGGCGCGGATGCACATCGCCCGCCGCGCCCTGCAAGAACTCCGCCCCGGCGACGTGGTCAACCTCGGCATCGGTATTCCTACGCTCGTCGCGGACCTGATCACCCCCGCGCACCTGGTGACCCTCCACACCGAAAACGGCATGCTGGGTGTCGGCCCTGCTCCCGAGGACGGCGGCGCGATGGAGTATCCGGTCAACGCGGGCAAGATTCCGGTCACGGCCCTGCCTGGCGCGAGCTACTTCGACTCGGCGGAGTCCTTTGGGATGATCCGGGGCGGACATGTGGACGTGGCGGTGATGGGCGGTCTCCAGGTGGATGAACGCGGGAATCTGGCCAACTGGGCGGTTCCCGGTAAGCCCCTCTTGGGGGTGGGCGGGGCGATGGACCTGGCAAGCGGAGCCCGGCGGCTGATCGTCACCATGACGCACACCGATCCCGACGGCACGCCCAAGCTTGTTCCCGAATGCACGCTGCCGCTTACCGCCCGCGGCAACGTCAGCATGGTGATTACCGACAAGGCGGTCTTCGAGTTTCGAGGCGGTGAGCTCACCCTCACCGAGCTGATGCCCGGCGCGACCCTCGAGGAGGTTCGGGCCACGACGGGCGCGAGGTTCAGGGAGGAGCTCCGGGTGCTCAGCGCTGGCTGA
- a CDS encoding TetR/AcrR family transcriptional regulator, whose amino-acid sequence MKVDRAEQDDARRERIARAAFELFARSGLEGTSAQDIARAAFVSRTNLYRYYPSKVHMLLAHFERTVRDTQEEAVRRLHAGAAPQAVWGHVTARMADLGVRYRHLVGAVGRAVLSARREGGEGVRTALALVALVEPVLVAMRDRGTLRDGINTHLLSALLVDACLLALLHGGHRNQREVLHDWQDRFSLLLHGTLAPGVTEESLRAGEQDSGLILPRPVSVSQR is encoded by the coding sequence GTGAAGGTGGACCGCGCCGAACAGGATGACGCCCGGCGAGAACGCATCGCCCGTGCGGCGTTTGAGCTGTTCGCCCGCAGCGGTCTGGAGGGAACCAGCGCCCAAGACATCGCCCGTGCCGCCTTTGTGAGCCGCACCAATCTCTACCGCTACTACCCGAGCAAGGTTCATATGCTGCTGGCCCACTTCGAGCGCACCGTGCGCGACACGCAGGAGGAGGCGGTGCGCCGACTTCACGCGGGGGCGGCCCCCCAGGCGGTCTGGGGGCACGTTACCGCCCGAATGGCCGATCTCGGCGTGCGTTACCGTCACCTTGTCGGTGCCGTGGGCCGCGCCGTGCTGAGCGCGCGGCGGGAGGGCGGCGAGGGCGTGCGGACAGCGCTCGCGCTGGTGGCGCTGGTCGAACCCGTCCTGGTCGCCATGCGTGACCGCGGTACCCTGCGGGACGGCATCAACACGCACCTGCTCAGCGCCCTGCTGGTCGACGCCTGCCTGCTCGCGCTGCTGCACGGCGGCCACCGCAACCAGCGCGAGGTGCTGCACGACTGGCAAGACCGCTTCAGCCTGCTGCTGCACGGCACCCTGGCACCGGGCGTGACCGAGGAGAGCCTGCGAGCGGGCGAACAGGACAGCGGCCTGATCCTGCCAAGGCCGGTCAGCGTCAGCCAGCGCTGA